The stretch of DNA ACGCTTATGAGGAGATGCATAAGCACCCATTAGAGTTCTTGTACATGCAATGCATGTCGATCGGATTGCGCCGGCCGGCTCACCCACGGCGGGTCTATGCATGGGTCGATCCCCAGTTTTCCCCGTTGCCGGAGAGCTCCAGCTCCAGGTCTGGCGAGTCCGACGACTTCAGGGAGCTCGCAAGAGCCGCTTTCATCACTATGAATCTCGGCAGCAGTAAGCTCGACTTGGTTTGTATAATACGAATCGATCCTTTGTTTGTTATTGAAGGACATGAATGCTCAAAAAATTTGCACACTGAACCAAATCTGGGAGCATGCAATCTAGtcaaattgattaaattaacttaTCTAACTGCATATTCAACTACTTCATCACtgtttcattcattcatataattaaaaaagaaagattagAAGTATATAACGTTACGTTCGAGAAAAGGGGTTAACCGTTTGGCCAGGCCtctttgaataataaaaaaatttaagttactTCTTATTTAAAATTCTATAAAGTTTTAAGTTAACGTAGTGTTTTAAGtcaaatcaaatatttagataaaatatattttaagttattagtttaaaaaaaaaagtttataagTTGTTTGAAGTTATAAAATATGtcatttttatgtatataaataaatttatttaaaaaaatcaattatactTTGTAACAAAAGTATATcatgattttaattaataaatttttatatatcaaataatatacttatgtagtttatatttttatttatataaagaaactatacatatatatatatactcttttgtgtatatgtatatatttatataactaaaaaaaaaaaaactccaaacATTCGTTGGTAATGGGGATCGATCAATCATGTTATTGGAGAACAATTTATCTGGCAATTTAGAGCCTAAAGGAGAGGTGAGAAAGAGGATGACCAAAGTGGTCTATtattgcttcttctttttttattaatgaaaataataagaaGTTGTTGACAATATTGCTTCTCTCACACGAAGATAATGACAACAACAATGATAGTATGATATTGACGAAAGAGacatttattgaaaattttcgATTTGCTTGAATTAATGTATATTTGTGTTTCGTttgattaatctaaaaaataagaCTGTGGCTTTGCCCATTGAGGAGAATGCCCTATGTCTCATAATTACGCCAATGCCCCCCGTTGAGGAGAATGCCCTATGTCTCATAATTACGCCAATGCCCCAGACAGATATCCAGTGGCAGTCAGGAGATACGTTTCTTAATAGGGAGTTTTGTCTCTGATCTTCTTGTTTAAATCTAGAAGACATGTGGCAGATAAGTATCGCCACGTCAATCGGATAGGCACTCAGTAAAGAAATCTCCGAGGTCGTAGGAACAGACTAACTCGCTGAAGGTCACGGACGCAGcagctatcccgaactcctcggagacggaTACTATTATGAAATCCTTATCAGGAAGGTTCCGAAGAAGACGGAGGGGAGATCCTGAAAATCCCTCCATGATCCTtatcccgagaaaaggttaAAAGGGGAGGTGAGGTAAGAGAAAGGGggattccttttccttttcttcagcATATAGTTTGAGTAAATACACTTAATCCTTAATTAAGAGATAtttgacttgagcgtcggagggagcACGGGAAGCGAGTCCCTACCCTTTTTGtaggtacttggtccgagacagaagaaggtgatcggctccgcatcatcacccataaactttttttttttttcaatgttaGTGTGAGAGTTTTTAAGGTAAATagtgttttgattatttaaatttagggagatattgataaattttttaaaaagcaaaGTCACAGCTTTAAAATTGATATTAAGGAAATTCTAAACTTAGTCAAACACCTTATTGCctaatttaacttttgaaagtctaaatttatcattaattttattgCACTCTatcaatttattaaaagaaaaaaaataaatatttttttctccttttcatAGGGTATCAACGGTTTAGATTGTTAACGGTTTAGATTGGTCCGATTCTATAAGAATTCAGTAGTCAAACtatttttaacgattccgaaaaaataagaatcgtAATCGaatcattacatatataaaatcaaaccataaTCAATCTGTCACACGAGACCGATTTCGATTTGGtttcggttctatccaattaacatttaacttctaaatatttttgcaaaatatgaaattacaaacaaatttgttaattaaaataaactcataacttcattaatactttaagtcttgaagtaaaagtagaacaaaataatttatagactaTCTCATCAAATAAGATTATATCGACCATTTAATATAGTAATAGCGCATAAAagtttagaaataaaagagttcatgaatctcgCTAGTTTCTTAGAAAGTGATAGTATttatgcgtatgtatatatatatatatactcaaaaaattataatatatataagtataatatcgatttcggttcggttcaaattacggtttgaaaaaaaaaaaattagtaacatgttatacatatttttcGCACTACTTTTTATGGGCTAGACTCAGTCCAATAGCCCCGCCCAATCTCCTAAAGCCCAATAAGCCCAGGCAAGCTCATACATCGCTGAAATCCGAGCTCAGATCAtagaaccaagcgagctcccagcagGGCTCCCAAGCAAGCTCCCGACAAGGCTTTCAACCAGCTCTCAATAATATACTCAACGAGCTCCCAGTAATGCTTCTAACTCGCTGGCCTAACCTTATAGTTTGCCCGTCAAACTATTCAGCTCGCCTAGCAACAAAATTGCTAAATAATCGGAGGTAGGGATCCACTTACTTTATAAGACAAATCGGATCCTTGGTAATACAGTGCCTCACTCCTGAATTTATGGAGatgataaggacatcttgtCCCCTATGATATCATCTCtacacttttgtattttatgcaattgtaaacatctctcgctataaataggggtcaataACACCATTATAAGAGGATAAGACTGAGAATACCATACTGTGACTTTACCGGAATGCTCAGAGAATaatcgtggagtaggcatcattttgaccaaatcatataaaaattCCTTAtgttctttctattttattttttctctttgcaGTTGGGTTTATTCATTCGCTACAGCCTACGAATCACAATTGGTTAAATCTGAACGTCAatataatcaaaccaaatatattaatttttaattttttagaatcaaaACCTAACTTTTGAATCAATTCAAAAAGCATAATTCAATCCAATTTGATCTAATTAATCGATTTTCGAATATTTTTTGTGACCTATTTTTCATTGTGTTCAATTGATAAAGGAAAAGATAAGAGTTGTAGAACATAAAGGGGGCAAAACGGGGAAAgtggataaatttattaagGAGCAGGCCCAGGCCGGCGGATGAAAAAGCTAAGCTCAGCGGAGTAGCGAAAACACGATCGACTTTCCGGTGCGTCGGAAAATGCAGAAGGAAGAGAGACAACAAAAGTTCCATGAGGCCCTCCTCGATATGCTTTATCCTCCTCCATCTCCTCCTCATCTAgtatactctctctctctctctgagagtCTTTCTCTGTTTATTCTAAGCGTACTAAAGGAAAACATTAAAACGCAGGTTCAAGATGGGGGAGAACCGTTGAACGTATTGAGCGATGGATTGAATTTGAATCGTACTCGAGGTCTCTTTTTAGGTAATTTTGACTACGTTCTTGTTTGGGTTTGAAGTAATTGGGAGGACATGTTAgggttttgataatttttaggTGCAGATGAATTGGGGCAGAATGGATCCTCCTCGTCCTCGTGCAGTGAAGACGGGGATGAAATTGGGCCCGGGAAGCTATCGAGGGCACAGAGGAAGAGGCTTCGGAAGAGGAAGCTCAAGGAAGAAGCTTCACGTCGCAGGAAGATTATTGGACCCCTGTTACCTGCTGATAGTGGTGATGATGGCCATGGCAATCCCAGAAATGAGCCTCAAGGTGTTCGACGCAATGTCTCCGAAGAATCAGAAATTGGAGACAAGCCTGGTGAATTTTTATTGTCAatgattgaaaaattcataattaacatTACAACCATAAAGTTTTCAAGTTCACACGTGCAGAATTAAGTAGTGCATTACTTAAAGCCAACGATGTCTATCGTATGTTATGAGATACCTCACCCACATGCTGCCAGGAATATGCAAATTACTTCCTTGCTTTTAGTTGATGTAATAGTTTACCAGTCATGACAAATGTTGCCTGTGAATTCTGATTTACAGCCACTCCTAAGCATAGATAAAGGAGGGGGTTGCCTTAGGTAGCCGACAACCAACATAAAATTTGTGGGATGAAACAATATGAATTTTAGACAAATTTGATCGGCATGCTAAACTCATGTAGGCAACCTTAtgtagtgggattaaggcttgatatgttggtATTGTTGTAGCTATTAACCATCAGTAAGAAACATAGAAAATGCCATCTTACGGCTTGAAGAACAAATGGATTTAagtttccaaattttaaaatgatgatTTATTAAGAAAGTCAATGGAACAGGAAATGTTTTAGCTGTTTTGCATAAGGGAAGTTCAAGTAGGTCACTGGACAACCACACATATTTTTGTGCAATTTAGAATTGATGATAGTAAGGCCTATGATAAGGTCCCtaaagaagtattatggagggttttagtgAAGAAATGAGTctaaatagcctatatacaagcccttaaggacatgtattacaatgcagagacaagggtcaggaCATGCTGAGGgaatactgaaccgtttaaaattacaatgggactgcatcaagatTCTGCattaagtccatacttatttgctttagtaatagatgaacttactaaacacattcagacagaggtgccatggtgtatgctatttgcaagtgacatagtgttggtggatgaaacgcAAGAGGGAGTGAATACTaagtttgagttgtggagaaacaatttagaatctaagggatttaaattaagtagaaggaaaacataatatatggaatgtaaatttaataagaatgcaagagtggagaatgctataataaaattggaagaccaaatcatacaaagaaaagaccattttcgatatttgggattagtgattcaaaaagatggagaaattcacgaggatatCACGCATAGAATTCAGGTagattggctaaaatggagaaatgcatcgggggtgttatgtgatggtaaaatctcattaaaactgaaagaaaaattctataggacaactataagactagttttgttgtatggctcagaatgttaggCAATCAAATACCAggatgagcaaaagacgagcgtagcggagatgagaatgctaagatagatgtgcagccatacaagaaaagataaaattaaaaatgaggttattcgtaataaggtagaagtagtgccaatcgaggagaagatgagagagactagactaagatggtttggtgatgtgagaagaagaccaagagacgctcttaTAAgtagagttgatgaaatggaacaattagtcaaaaaaagaggtagaggcggatttaaaaaaaatttggaagagacgttaaagtttgatatgaagtgtatgagcctaaataaagatatgacaaaagacagaaatatatggaagtctagaattcatgtaaccgaccccacatagtgggataaaggctagatatgttgttgttgttgttgttattagaATTGATGATAGTAAGTAACATCCTTAGTGAGGGAAAGGTGTTAAGAACTGCTCAAaacattaataattattttacactTAATTTAGAGTTGAAATTCAGAGAAGTTCACATTTATTGAAAGTTactaattagttaaaaaattgtGGTTCAGGAGATGCTGCTGCTTGCAAAAACTATGACAAGATAAAGCACAGAAGGATGGCGAAAAAGCTGGCCAGGGAGAGGTTAAAGCCCCCTGCTACAGAGAATTCTGTTCAAGGTTATGGTCCTTTGAGTAAAAATGGGAGCTTGACCAAAGAATGAATAAAGTTTTGTGGCCAATTTGTTTGAGTTGTAATGATCAAATAACTCTTTTACAGTTGTAGTTCTTTTAGCttgtatttgtttatttcttccCCTAAAATTAGTTGAGTGGATATCCTAGCATGTAAGTGACAGGGTAAAGTCAAGAAATGAAATGAGGATACAACACCTTTGAAGTTCATTCCACAGTGTTATTTATTTATCCTTTGAGAAGTAACTGCAATTTGGATCTTTTCCCGTCCAGGTAGGTAATTTTGTTAAAGCCGTTTCAAGTTCTGTGTTTTGATGTCTTCATTCTACAAAGTTTTAGTAAAGAGAGAAGATTCCATTCTCTGATTTTACACGTATTACTAATATGCTTTTAAGGAATTCTCTAACCATGTATGCAATCTTGCATGATTAAGCATGGATTCTGAAGCTTGTAAAGATGACTATTAAGTTGAAATTTGAATGGGTACACGGGCACTTTTCCTATCATCCCCCCCCGCGCGTGGGGGCGCGCGcgaaccaaaaaagaaaaaaaaaaaaaaaaacttttactCTCTGTTTGATTTGTTGCAGTCGAAATGGTCCTTTTTGACATTTTGGTTGTAGTGTCTTCTGTATTCTTAGATTTCTTTCTGTAACCTTTCTGCTTTAGAATGCAGGGTTTTTTGGTTCTCTGCTCTGGTGTAGCTGAAGACATCCATAGTGAAGTGAGGGAGCAATTGGCATAAAGGTTGTTCGATAAGGGATTGATTGTTGTGCCCCAACATAACTACAATCTCGGGCACAAACCATCTGCCAGTTGCTTGCTTTGTTTCTCTACGTCCTTCGCTAATTGTTGGTGCTCAACTTGTTGCAGATTTTGTAGTTATGTTTGAATTTGTTGTGGCTGAGATGGACCCAGAGGTCCTCCCCTTGTGTGAAGAGTAGCACATTTTGGTGACTTGAGGCATTCCGTCGGCTGCGTGTTTGGGGTCCGTGACTGTCTTGCCGATTATAGAATTTCATTATCCATTTAGTTATGAATGATGAcacaatatttatatttgacgATTTTGGAGAGTTGAATGCATAATAAATCGGGGGATAAA from Diospyros lotus cultivar Yz01 chromosome 6, ASM1463336v1, whole genome shotgun sequence encodes:
- the LOC127803101 gene encoding uncharacterized protein LOC127803101 isoform X2 codes for the protein MQKEERQQKFHEALLDMLYPPPSPPHLVQDGGEPLNVLSDGLNLNRTRGADELGQNGSSSSSCSEDGDEIGPGKLSRAQRKRLRKRKLKEEASRRRKIIGPLLPADSGDDGHGNPRNEPQGVRRNVSEESEIGDKPGDAAACKNYDKIKHRRMAKKLARERLKPPATENSVQGYGPLSKNGSLTKE
- the LOC127803101 gene encoding uncharacterized protein LOC127803101 isoform X1, translating into MQKEERQQKFHEALLDMLYPPPSPPHLVQDGGEPLNVLSDGLNLNRTRGLFLDELGQNGSSSSSCSEDGDEIGPGKLSRAQRKRLRKRKLKEEASRRRKIIGPLLPADSGDDGHGNPRNEPQGVRRNVSEESEIGDKPGDAAACKNYDKIKHRRMAKKLARERLKPPATENSVQGYGPLSKNGSLTKE
- the LOC127803101 gene encoding uncharacterized protein LOC127803101 isoform X3, whose translation is MQKEERQQKFHEALLDMLYPPPSPPHLVQDGGEPLNVLSDGLNLNRTRDELGQNGSSSSSCSEDGDEIGPGKLSRAQRKRLRKRKLKEEASRRRKIIGPLLPADSGDDGHGNPRNEPQGVRRNVSEESEIGDKPGDAAACKNYDKIKHRRMAKKLARERLKPPATENSVQGYGPLSKNGSLTKE